Proteins from a genomic interval of uncultured Methanocorpusculum sp.:
- the nifB gene encoding nitrogenase cofactor biosynthesis protein NifB has translation MDSRETDKDLRDAQNLPYDPDTLRRINEHPCYSQDARHVFGRCHVAVAPKCNIQCNYCVRDYDCVNESRPGVTSEILAPGDALERIDEVVSRMKHIKVVGIAGPGDPLANEETFETLRLVHEKYPDVILCISTNGLLLPDKIDILEKYRVRNITITLNAIDPAIGEKIYSFVEYEGKKYHGREAAKLLLKNQMKGIEEAVKRKMLVKINTVYIPGVNDQHIPEIAKKVGAMGVFNFNIIPLIPQYKFKDVVPPTPAEKAKMHELCAPYVRQMRHCQRCRADAVGILGKDVQNEFGCCGKGDGSGKGCSGE, from the coding sequence ATGGATTCCCGTGAAACCGACAAAGATCTGCGTGATGCCCAGAATCTGCCGTATGATCCAGATACGCTTCGAAGAATCAACGAGCACCCCTGTTACAGTCAGGATGCACGACATGTGTTCGGCCGGTGCCATGTGGCCGTCGCTCCGAAATGCAATATTCAGTGCAATTACTGCGTCAGGGATTATGACTGCGTCAACGAATCCCGTCCGGGAGTGACAAGCGAGATCCTTGCGCCCGGCGATGCTCTGGAGCGAATCGACGAAGTCGTTTCACGGATGAAGCACATCAAAGTCGTGGGGATCGCAGGTCCCGGCGATCCGCTTGCAAACGAAGAGACGTTCGAGACGCTCCGTCTCGTTCACGAAAAGTATCCGGACGTGATCCTTTGTATCAGCACGAATGGTCTTCTTCTTCCAGACAAGATCGACATTCTGGAAAAATACAGAGTCAGAAATATCACGATTACATTGAATGCGATTGATCCCGCGATCGGCGAAAAGATTTACTCATTCGTTGAATATGAAGGGAAAAAGTATCACGGGCGTGAAGCTGCCAAACTTCTGCTGAAAAATCAGATGAAAGGTATCGAAGAGGCCGTGAAGCGAAAGATGCTCGTAAAAATTAATACCGTGTACATCCCCGGCGTTAACGATCAGCATATCCCGGAGATCGCAAAAAAGGTTGGAGCAATGGGCGTATTCAACTTCAATATCATCCCGCTTATCCCGCAGTATAAATTCAAGGACGTTGTTCCTCCAACACCGGCGGAAAAAGCAAAGATGCACGAACTGTGTGCCCCCTATGTCCGCCAGATGCGTCACTGTCAGAGATGCCGGGCCGACGCGGTCGGAATTCTCGGCAAGGATGTCCAGAACGAATTCGGATGCTGCGGCAAAGGCGACGGGTCAGGAAAAGGCTGCAGCGGGGAGTGA
- a CDS encoding 4Fe-4S binding protein yields MPAVVNKEKCTGCATCVDICPSAAIEIVDEKAVISVDDCVDCETCVDECPESALHME; encoded by the coding sequence ATGCCAGCAGTAGTTAATAAAGAAAAATGTACCGGATGTGCGACCTGTGTGGACATCTGCCCGTCAGCAGCAATCGAAATCGTCGATGAGAAAGCTGTCATCAGCGTTGACGACTGTGTCGACTGTGAAACCTGTGTGGACGAGTGCCCTGAAAGCGCACTCCACATGGAATAA
- a CDS encoding RNase J family beta-CASP ribonuclease, which yields MVDIEVIAVGGYNEVGRNMTAVRIGKEIVIFDIGLYLDPITGNNNVDMENMHSLDLIQMGAIPDDTVMNSVEGTVKAIVCTHGHLDHIGAIQKLAHRYNCPIISTPYTNELIKQQIEGERKFSVMNKTFVLKAGGKYTISQNLTLEFVRVQHSIIDSVMAVLHTPVGCVVYANDFKFDMTPVIGEAPDLARMREIGKEGVKVLIVESLNLDDRGYSPSEQVARLRVRDAIMRCEDDKNAIIVSTFASQIARIKTITECAREIDRVPVLLGRSMERYNTTAEILKQVAFPQGTSIYGNRKTTDRMLRRVLKEGKDKFLLVATGHQGEPGSMLSRIALGETPLKIERGDKIMFSANIIPNPTNYAQRAEVDRLLMRQGASIFDGLHVTGHAYYQEHYDLLSMLNPEHIIPSHGPFAMKGGYVALGSEFGYTLNKEVHIMQNGDRLVLPK from the coding sequence ATGGTAGACATAGAAGTAATAGCCGTAGGCGGGTACAACGAGGTCGGAAGAAACATGACCGCGGTCCGTATCGGCAAAGAGATTGTCATTTTCGACATTGGCTTATATCTGGACCCGATAACGGGAAACAACAACGTGGATATGGAGAATATGCACTCTCTGGATCTTATCCAGATGGGCGCGATTCCCGATGACACCGTCATGAACTCGGTCGAAGGGACCGTGAAAGCGATCGTATGTACGCACGGTCACCTGGACCACATCGGTGCAATCCAGAAACTTGCCCACCGGTACAACTGCCCGATCATCTCGACGCCCTACACGAACGAGCTGATCAAACAGCAGATCGAAGGCGAACGCAAATTCTCGGTGATGAACAAGACCTTTGTGCTGAAAGCAGGAGGGAAATACACCATCTCCCAGAATCTCACCTTAGAGTTCGTCCGTGTTCAACACAGTATCATTGATTCGGTCATGGCCGTTCTCCACACCCCGGTCGGCTGCGTCGTGTATGCAAACGATTTCAAGTTTGATATGACGCCGGTGATCGGTGAAGCTCCCGATCTCGCCCGCATGCGTGAGATCGGTAAAGAAGGCGTCAAGGTTCTGATCGTTGAATCGCTGAATCTCGATGACCGCGGATACTCGCCGAGCGAACAGGTTGCCCGTCTCCGGGTCCGCGATGCGATCATGCGGTGCGAGGATGATAAAAATGCCATCATCGTCTCGACGTTTGCTTCGCAGATTGCGAGAATCAAGACGATCACCGAATGTGCCCGCGAGATCGACCGGGTCCCGGTCCTTCTCGGCCGCAGTATGGAGCGGTACAACACCACCGCAGAGATCTTAAAGCAGGTTGCTTTCCCGCAGGGAACCAGCATTTATGGAAACAGAAAGACCACCGACCGGATGCTTCGCCGCGTTCTCAAAGAAGGAAAGGACAAGTTCCTTCTCGTTGCGACAGGTCACCAGGGAGAACCCGGATCCATGCTTTCGAGAATCGCTCTCGGAGAGACTCCGCTTAAAATCGAGAGAGGAGACAAGATCATGTTTTCTGCAAACATCATCCCCAATCCGACCAACTATGCCCAGCGTGCCGAGGTCGACCGCCTTCTGATGAGACAGGGCGCCAGTATCTTTGACGGACTTCACGTGACTGGTCACGCTTATTATCAGGAGCATTACGATCTGCTTTCCATGCTGAATCCTGAACACATCATTCCGTCCCACGGTCCTTTCGCTATGAAAGGCGGTTACGTGGCACTTGGTTCCGAGTTTGGATACACACTGAATAAGGAGGTCCATATTATGCAGAACGGCGACCGTCTGGTCCTTCCGAAATGA
- the fni gene encoding type 2 isopentenyl-diphosphate Delta-isomerase: MTPNTPTSSRKLDHLRLCSETDVTAGSAGFEDIILVHNALPECDLDSIDLSVDFLGRKLSSPLFISAMTGGHPDTAEVNRVLGSAAEKYDLAMGVGSQRAALENPDLADSFSVVRDAAPHAFLCGNIGAVQLVSHGMEWVDAAVDMIDADALCIHLNFLQEAVQPEGDHDATSCLDAISKACKESNVPIIVKETGCGISSEVAGRLFDAGVSAIDTGGYGGTSWAKIEGARAQKRDAAGDKALAGLGNSLLTWGIPTAVSVFEVAKVSKGPVIATGGLKTGLDIAKGIVLGATLGGMALSLLSPALSGEESLGSAIDTIHTELRASMFLCGAKDTASLAKVRYYLLGNVRQMIRT, encoded by the coding sequence ATGACCCCGAACACACCTACATCATCACGAAAACTGGATCATCTGCGTCTCTGCAGCGAAACCGATGTAACCGCCGGCAGTGCAGGCTTCGAAGACATCATTCTCGTACACAATGCTCTGCCCGAATGCGATCTGGATTCCATCGACCTCTCCGTCGACTTCCTTGGACGAAAGCTTTCCTCGCCGTTGTTTATTTCCGCGATGACCGGCGGTCACCCGGACACTGCCGAAGTGAACCGGGTCCTTGGATCAGCTGCGGAAAAATACGATCTTGCGATGGGGGTCGGGTCCCAGCGTGCGGCGCTCGAAAATCCCGATCTTGCGGATAGTTTCAGTGTCGTCAGAGATGCCGCCCCCCACGCGTTCCTCTGTGGAAACATTGGAGCTGTCCAGCTGGTCAGTCATGGCATGGAGTGGGTGGACGCCGCAGTCGATATGATCGACGCCGATGCACTTTGTATTCATCTGAACTTCCTTCAGGAAGCCGTTCAACCGGAAGGCGACCATGATGCGACCTCGTGCCTTGATGCCATATCAAAGGCTTGTAAAGAATCAAACGTTCCTATAATCGTAAAAGAGACCGGATGCGGTATTTCCTCTGAAGTTGCCGGCCGGCTTTTCGATGCCGGTGTTTCAGCGATTGACACCGGCGGATACGGCGGGACTTCCTGGGCAAAAATCGAGGGAGCTCGTGCACAGAAAAGGGATGCTGCCGGTGATAAAGCTCTGGCCGGACTCGGAAATTCTCTGCTTACATGGGGAATTCCTACCGCAGTCAGCGTTTTTGAGGTAGCGAAGGTGAGTAAAGGACCGGTTATTGCAACAGGCGGGTTGAAAACCGGTCTTGATATTGCAAAAGGGATAGTTCTTGGTGCCACGCTTGGAGGGATGGCTTTATCTCTCCTTAGCCCGGCACTTTCCGGCGAGGAATCCCTTGGATCTGCAATAGATACCATTCACACGGAACTCAGGGCTTCGATGTTTCTCTGCGGGGCAAAAGATACTGCCTCCCTTGCAAAGGTCAGGTATTACCTCCTTGGAAACGTCAGGCAGATGATTCGGACATAA
- the cobA gene encoding uroporphyrinogen-III C-methyltransferase: MSKIRIGTRGSKLALAQTRKVIGLLAENGIEAEYVVIKTTGDNITDRGLHQIGGFGMFVRELDNAILRGEVDCAVHSMKDIPAERPEGLLTVAVLKRDPPYDYLVMDGKVEDLMVIGTSSLRRKALLLRYFHNCPAVRVEMLRGNLDTRLAKLDDGLYDGIMVAEAGLMRLDYMRNGVRLPADMFVPAANQGTVAVVSRDTPELRAAFAALNDPQSALDCSIERVVMEEVGGGCFTPMGIFCENRYLTAEVLSLDGTRAERITAQVGDLEDARMAGIKLKTVAAELIAEAKLALGEPVAKPGKVYLVGSGPGGLGLLTFRARELIDSADVIMYDQLPGDEIIASLPERAEKIDVGKYGGRHTMKQEDIEKLLVEKARAGGIIVRLKGGDPFLFGRGGEEMEVLREHGIPCEAIPGVTSGIAVPECVGIPVTHRDFASQVTFVTGHENPEKEVSSIDWKWLAGSPGTIVIYMGVKNLGRIAELLIENGRDPATKISVIERGFRPDQRVTCATLADIGEVSKQVGMKPPAIIVIGEVVGLYKED, translated from the coding sequence CGGTCTTCACCAGATCGGCGGGTTCGGGATGTTCGTCCGCGAACTGGACAATGCGATTCTGCGGGGAGAAGTCGACTGTGCTGTCCACAGTATGAAAGACATCCCGGCCGAGCGGCCGGAAGGTCTTTTGACGGTCGCCGTTTTGAAACGGGATCCGCCGTATGATTATCTGGTGATGGACGGTAAAGTCGAAGACTTGATGGTGATCGGGACCTCGAGTCTGCGCAGAAAAGCCCTGCTTCTCAGATATTTCCACAACTGTCCTGCGGTGAGGGTCGAGATGCTCCGCGGAAACCTGGATACCCGGCTTGCCAAACTCGATGACGGGCTGTATGACGGGATCATGGTCGCGGAGGCGGGCCTCATGCGGCTGGACTATATGCGAAACGGGGTCAGGCTCCCGGCGGATATGTTTGTTCCGGCGGCAAATCAGGGAACGGTCGCGGTTGTCAGCAGAGACACGCCCGAGCTTCGGGCGGCATTTGCGGCCCTGAACGATCCGCAGTCGGCACTGGACTGTTCGATCGAGAGGGTCGTGATGGAGGAGGTCGGTGGCGGATGCTTTACTCCGATGGGGATCTTCTGCGAGAACCGGTACCTCACGGCCGAGGTGCTTTCGCTTGACGGGACCCGTGCAGAACGGATCACTGCGCAGGTTGGGGATCTTGAGGATGCGAGGATGGCCGGGATCAAACTGAAGACCGTTGCCGCCGAACTGATCGCCGAGGCAAAACTTGCGCTCGGCGAACCGGTTGCAAAACCGGGGAAGGTCTACCTCGTGGGTTCCGGTCCCGGGGGCCTTGGGCTTCTGACGTTCCGCGCCCGCGAGCTGATCGATTCCGCGGATGTAATCATGTATGACCAGCTCCCGGGCGACGAGATCATTGCCTCTCTGCCGGAACGTGCGGAGAAGATCGATGTCGGGAAATACGGCGGCCGTCACACGATGAAGCAGGAGGATATCGAGAAACTGCTCGTCGAAAAGGCACGTGCGGGCGGGATCATCGTTCGTCTGAAAGGTGGCGACCCATTCCTGTTCGGCCGCGGGGGAGAGGAGATGGAAGTACTCCGCGAACACGGCATCCCCTGCGAAGCAATTCCCGGCGTCACGAGCGGGATCGCGGTTCCTGAATGCGTTGGGATTCCAGTCACCCACCGGGATTTTGCAAGCCAGGTAACCTTTGTGACCGGCCACGAGAATCCTGAAAAGGAGGTCTCGTCGATCGACTGGAAGTGGCTGGCTGGAAGTCCCGGAACGATCGTTATCTACATGGGCGTGAAAAATCTCGGCAGGATCGCCGAACTGTTAATCGAAAACGGCCGTGACCCTGCAACAAAAATTTCGGTGATCGAGCGGGGATTCCGCCCCGATCAGCGGGTGACTTGCGCCACACTTGCAGACATCGGCGAGGTCTCAAAGCAGGTCGGCATGAAACCTCCGGCAATCATTGTGATCGGTGAAGTGGTCGGGCTGTATAAAGAAGACTAA
- a CDS encoding isopentenyl phosphate kinase — protein sequence MNEPVIIKLGGSIVTKKSEDGVVDSAKIKLLAGQIAPFAGKFPLIIVHGAGSCGHPEAKAYDIPGGVTKENAAGVYVTHTAVSTLNRSVVSSLREAGMEAVSLHPFGCCLAENGRLVSAGVSQIKEMLALGIIPVLHGDVVMDTKRGACIVSGDQIVPYLAVKLGAKCVGIATDVGGVLENGEIVPEINRQNVGTIDLGGSSSTDITGGMRGKINELLLLADEGVDSHIFAANRVGDFLAGHNYGGTLVKK from the coding sequence ATGAATGAACCGGTAATCATCAAACTCGGCGGCAGTATTGTAACGAAAAAATCCGAAGACGGCGTCGTCGATTCGGCAAAGATCAAACTCCTTGCCGGGCAGATCGCACCGTTTGCCGGAAAATTCCCGCTCATCATCGTTCATGGGGCTGGATCATGCGGCCATCCCGAAGCAAAAGCATATGATATTCCGGGAGGCGTCACGAAAGAAAACGCCGCAGGAGTTTATGTTACGCACACGGCAGTTTCCACACTCAACCGTTCCGTGGTCTCTTCGCTTCGCGAGGCCGGCATGGAGGCCGTTTCTCTCCATCCGTTCGGTTGCTGTCTTGCGGAGAACGGCCGGCTTGTCTCTGCTGGCGTTTCGCAGATCAAAGAGATGCTTGCCCTTGGCATAATCCCGGTCCTGCATGGAGATGTGGTCATGGACACAAAACGCGGTGCCTGTATTGTTTCCGGCGATCAGATAGTCCCGTATCTCGCGGTCAAACTCGGCGCGAAATGCGTCGGAATCGCGACCGATGTCGGCGGCGTTCTTGAAAATGGCGAGATCGTTCCCGAGATTAATCGTCAGAACGTTGGTACAATCGACCTCGGCGGTTCATCCAGTACTGACATAACCGGCGGCATGCGTGGAAAGATCAATGAACTTCTCCTCCTCGCCGATGAGGGGGTTGACTCACACATATTTGCCGCGAACCGTGTGGGAGACTTTCTTGCAGGACACAATTACGGCGGAACTCTGGTGAAAAAATGA
- the mvk gene encoding mevalonate kinase has protein sequence MATWSAPGKVILFGEHSVVYGKPAIAMAIKPRVQVTVRHSRYYQKPNSPYISECFRITDVKGSVYVRSQLPSASGLGSSAAVTVATLFAINDEFELGYTREEVGDLAFEVEKATQGGRASATDTYVSTFGGLVFIRGSEKRRLLPPQNLSIVIGNSLISHNTAEMVEKVAELKRTSPVVANGIMDAIGGVTMEAMHNLENPKELGVLMNRNHALLDALGVGHPVLSQLVLAARNAGAYGAKLSGAGGGGCIWALCSKGSRNRVAGAIEDCDARPITTSIDTEGARREKDE, from the coding sequence ATGGCAACATGGAGCGCTCCGGGAAAAGTTATCCTTTTTGGGGAACATTCGGTCGTTTACGGAAAACCGGCTATCGCGATGGCGATAAAACCCCGTGTTCAGGTCACCGTTCGGCATTCCCGTTATTATCAGAAACCAAACTCCCCCTACATCTCTGAGTGTTTCCGGATCACCGATGTTAAGGGCAGCGTGTATGTCAGATCCCAGCTACCAAGCGCATCGGGCCTCGGTTCTTCGGCCGCCGTTACGGTCGCAACGCTTTTTGCGATCAACGATGAGTTCGAGCTTGGCTACACCCGGGAAGAGGTCGGCGATCTGGCTTTCGAAGTGGAAAAGGCAACTCAGGGAGGGCGGGCCAGCGCGACCGACACGTATGTCTCGACATTCGGCGGTCTGGTGTTTATCCGGGGCAGTGAAAAACGCCGTCTTCTTCCTCCGCAGAACCTCTCGATCGTGATCGGTAACTCGCTCATCTCCCACAACACTGCGGAGATGGTGGAAAAAGTCGCCGAACTCAAACGGACCTCGCCGGTTGTTGCAAACGGCATCATGGATGCGATCGGTGGCGTGACGATGGAAGCCATGCACAATCTTGAAAATCCCAAGGAACTGGGCGTTCTGATGAACCGGAACCATGCTCTTCTCGACGCTCTTGGTGTTGGTCATCCCGTATTATCCCAGCTCGTTCTTGCGGCCAGAAATGCCGGTGCATACGGCGCAAAACTCTCGGGTGCCGGCGGCGGGGGATGTATATGGGCTCTCTGTTCAAAGGGTTCCCGCAATCGGGTGGCCGGTGCAATTGAAGACTGCGATGCCCGTCCGATAACCACATCCATCGATACGGAAGGGGCACGGAGGGAAAAAGATGAATGA
- the amrB gene encoding AmmeMemoRadiSam system protein B — MRLSTLSSRFYPKNEPELDALLSALFAATETSVSDPYGILVPHAGFVYSGKTAAVGYAAISPAFVGTFVLIGPSHAGLETSTSDLIWETPLGNILPDTAFVEALSAQIPVRNDLISAEENSLEVQMPFIRYRFPKARIVPILMGDQSPNGAVRVAQAVISAVNTTGIRPIIIASGDGSHYVPAKIAAEKDLAVLASVRHLDVSVFYDTLFRLRPSMCGYGCIAAMTLICSSLGAKEARVLLYQTSGDATGDLAEVVGYAAMEVV; from the coding sequence GTGAGGCTCTCAACACTCTCGAGTAGATTCTATCCAAAAAATGAGCCGGAGCTGGATGCACTGTTGTCCGCTCTTTTTGCAGCTACGGAAACGTCTGTTTCGGATCCATACGGGATACTCGTGCCGCATGCAGGCTTTGTATATTCGGGGAAAACAGCGGCCGTAGGATATGCCGCGATCTCTCCGGCGTTTGTCGGGACCTTTGTTCTGATCGGTCCAAGCCATGCTGGTCTTGAAACATCCACATCGGATCTGATCTGGGAAACGCCGCTTGGTAATATTCTCCCTGATACAGCATTCGTTGAGGCTCTTTCTGCGCAGATTCCTGTGCGTAACGATTTGATTTCGGCAGAGGAAAACTCCCTCGAGGTTCAGATGCCCTTCATCCGGTATCGGTTCCCAAAAGCCAGGATCGTTCCAATTCTGATGGGTGATCAGTCTCCAAACGGCGCCGTCCGGGTTGCTCAGGCGGTAATTTCTGCTGTAAATACGACCGGCATTCGTCCGATTATCATCGCTTCAGGCGATGGCTCGCATTATGTTCCGGCGAAGATTGCCGCAGAAAAAGATCTGGCGGTCCTTGCATCCGTACGACATCTGGACGTGTCCGTCTTCTACGACACACTCTTTAGACTTCGTCCGTCCATGTGCGGTTACGGCTGTATTGCCGCCATGACACTGATTTGTTCTTCGTTAGGTGCAAAAGAAGCCCGCGTTCTTTTATATCAGACATCGGGCGACGCCACCGGTGATTTAGCCGAAGTAGTAGGATATGCCGCCATGGAAGTGGTCTGA
- a CDS encoding polyprenyl synthetase family protein, translated as MKLDEYLKSVAAKVDMEAEEYSKAVDTTLQKAASHLLVSGGKRLRPALVLLSADSIRKGASEDIFQAALALEWTHTFTLVHDDIMDGDSLRRGRPTVHVVWNEATAILAGDVLYANAFEYLCRVKNATAESKVIAVQMLAHSCHELCEGQQEDVSFETRSDVTLEEYLSMVRKKTGVLYAAAAGIGAALAGGDVKQISALYTLGLNTGIAFQIQDDIIDLLAPSEVSGKDQASDLRENKQSILAILARDGGIDLSAYHKPELSKEEISEAINLLETSGVLDKARGMAEKLINDSKAGLSVLPDSEAKTLILEMADFFVARKY; from the coding sequence ATGAAACTTGATGAATATCTGAAATCTGTTGCTGCCAAAGTCGATATGGAGGCGGAAGAGTATAGTAAAGCAGTTGATACGACTCTGCAGAAAGCTGCGTCCCATCTCCTCGTAAGCGGAGGAAAACGCCTGCGTCCGGCTCTCGTGCTTCTCTCGGCTGATTCCATCCGAAAAGGAGCATCGGAAGATATCTTCCAGGCAGCTCTCGCTCTTGAATGGACACACACTTTCACGCTGGTTCATGATGATATCATGGACGGCGATTCTCTTCGCCGCGGGAGACCAACGGTCCATGTTGTCTGGAATGAGGCCACCGCGATTCTCGCGGGCGATGTGTTGTATGCGAACGCGTTTGAATATCTCTGCCGCGTGAAAAACGCCACGGCCGAGTCCAAAGTCATCGCCGTTCAGATGCTTGCTCATTCCTGCCATGAACTCTGCGAAGGCCAGCAGGAGGATGTCTCCTTCGAAACACGGTCGGATGTGACCCTGGAAGAGTATCTTTCGATGGTCCGGAAAAAGACCGGTGTCCTTTATGCTGCTGCTGCTGGAATCGGAGCCGCCCTTGCCGGTGGGGATGTCAAACAGATTTCCGCTCTGTACACGCTTGGTCTCAACACCGGTATCGCTTTCCAGATTCAGGATGATATCATCGATCTTCTCGCACCGTCGGAAGTCTCCGGCAAAGATCAGGCATCTGATCTCCGGGAAAACAAGCAGAGCATCCTCGCAATCCTTGCACGCGATGGAGGCATTGACCTTTCCGCGTATCACAAACCTGAACTATCCAAAGAGGAGATCAGTGAAGCAATCAATCTTCTTGAGACCTCGGGAGTTCTGGACAAAGCCCGGGGCATGGCTGAAAAACTCATCAATGATTCCAAAGCAGGACTTTCCGTTCTTCCGGATTCGGAAGCTAAGACTCTCATTCTTGAGATGGCCGATTTCTTCGTTGCAAGAAAATACTAA